The window CGGGTGTCTCGCGGCCGAAGATGGACACCAGCACCTTGAGCTTCTGCTGCTCGGCGTTGACCTCGCTGATCGACGCCGGCAGCGTCGCGAACGGCCCGTCCATGACGGTGACCGACTCGCCCACCTCGAAGTCCACCAGGATCTCCGGGCGCTCCAGCGTCGCCTCCGACGAAGCGGCCGCAGACGTCGACGCGGCCTTGCCCGGCTTCTTCGCCGCGCCCTGCGGCAGCAGGAACTTCACCACGTCGTCCAGCGACAGCGCCGTCGGCCGCGAGGTCGCGCCCACGAATCCGGTCACACCCGGGGTGTTGCGCACCGCGCCCCACGACTCGTCGTTGAGCTCCATGCGGACCAGGATGTAGCCCGGCAGCACCTTGCGGTTGACCTGCTTGCGTTGGCCGTTCTTGATCTCGGTGACCTCTTCGGTGGGCACCTCCACCTGGAAGATGTAGTCGCCGACGTCGAGGTTCTGCACGCGGGTCTCGAGGTTGGCCTTCACCTTGTTCTCGTAACCGGCATAGGAGTGGATGACGAACCAGTCGCCCGGCTTGCTGCGCAGCTCAGCCTTGAGCGCTGCGGCCGGATCGAGTTCCTCCTCGGCGGCCTCGCCGACGGCTTGCGTCGACTCAGCGTCAGGCGTCGCCTCCAACTCAGGTGCGGCCTCGTCCGATGTCGCCGCCGTCGCGGCTCCGGTCTCCTCGTCGATCACGTCGACGACGGCCTCACCCGGGGGCACATCGCCTTCGGGGGTTGTCACGGTAGTCAGTCCTCTCTAAAAATCCACGTCAGCCGAACACCCACAGCACCAGCTTGGCCAGGCCCAGGTCGACCCCGCCGATCAGGGCCACCATGAAGGCCAGGAACAGCAGCACCACGGTGGTGTAGCTGACCATCTGCTTGCGGTTCGGCCAGATCACCTTTCGCAGTTCGGCGACCACCTGCTTGAGGTAGTTCCACACGAACAGGATCGGGTCGCGCGACGGTCCGGCCTTGGCCGTCTTCGGCTTCTTGGCCTTCTTGGATGTCTCCTCGACGCCGAGTTCCTCGGCACTCGATTCGGCTTCCTCCGGCTCGGCCAGCGCGGTGGCACCCCGCTGCCGGGATCGCTTGCCGGTGGGACGCTGAGGGCGGCTCACGACGACGGTCTGGCCGCCAGTGGTGTCCTCGTCGCCGTCGCCTGCGGCGTCAGCACTATCGCGCTCGTCGCTCACCGCATGCTCCTTTGTGTCGAGTCCGTCAGGGTTGGGGGTTCCCAGCCCGGTGTGCACCCTCCAGTGTCCACCATTGCCTATTCAGTTGAGCAGGGGCGACAGGACTTGAACCTGCAACCTGCGGTTTTGGAGACCGCTGCTCTGCCAGTTGAGCTACGCCCCTTCGCAGACGTCCCCCCACATAATTCGCGCGCTCCCCGTTCGGTCAACCCGAACCGACGGACAGCGCGCTCACGTGGGAAAACCCCGAGGTTCGAGTGTACAACGGCGCACCGGGCAGGTGTTAATCCGTTGCGTCGTCGAACCGGACCGGCTTGCGCAGTACCTGGCCGGTTTCCGGGTCCCATCCCGCCGAGATCGAGTTGT is drawn from Candidatus Mycolicibacterium alkanivorans and contains these coding sequences:
- the secE gene encoding preprotein translocase subunit SecE, with the translated sequence MSDERDSADAAGDGDEDTTGGQTVVVSRPQRPTGKRSRQRGATALAEPEEAESSAEELGVEETSKKAKKPKTAKAGPSRDPILFVWNYLKQVVAELRKVIWPNRKQMVSYTTVVLLFLAFMVALIGGVDLGLAKLVLWVFG
- the nusG gene encoding transcription termination/antitermination protein NusG, translated to MTTPEGDVPPGEAVVDVIDEETGAATAATSDEAAPELEATPDAESTQAVGEAAEEELDPAAALKAELRSKPGDWFVIHSYAGYENKVKANLETRVQNLDVGDYIFQVEVPTEEVTEIKNGQRKQVNRKVLPGYILVRMELNDESWGAVRNTPGVTGFVGATSRPTALSLDDVVKFLLPQGAAKKPGKAASTSAAASSEATLERPEILVDFEVGESVTVMDGPFATLPASISEVNAEQQKLKVLVSIFGRETPVELTFNQVAKI